Sequence from the Streptomyces sp. NBC_00358 genome:
TAGTCGCCGAGGACCGCGAACGGCCGGCCACCCGCCGCGTCGCCCGCCACCGCGGCCCGCAGGGCCTCGAACCACTGGAGCTTGTACGCGTAGTGGGCGTGGTCCACCTCGCGGCCGTTCGGCACGTACACCGACCAGACGCGCACCGGGCCGCAGGTCGCGGAGACGGCCCGGGGCTCCTCCACGCCCTCGTACCCGGGGTCGCCGGGCAGGCCCCTGACCACGTCCTCCAGGCCGACCCGGGAGATCACCGCCACTCCGTTCCACCGTCCCGTGGCGTGCACGGCGGCCTCGTAGCCCAGCTCGCGCAGCGGTTCGGTCGGGAACTGCTCGGCGGCGACCTTGGCCTCCTGGAGGCAGAGCACGTCCGTGCCGCTGCTCTCCAGCCAGGCCAGCAGCCTCGGGAGACGGGCGGTGATCGAGTTCACGTTCCAGGTGGCGATGCGCATGCCTCACAACCTACCGGGCGGGTACGACAACGGTTCCGCACACGGCACCCGGCCGCCGCAGGGACAGCGCGGGAGGACCCGGGGTTCCTGACGGGCGGCTCAGATCTCCGCCGACGCTCCCGGTGCGAGCCGCAGATGCTCGGAGCCGCCGAGAGCACCGATCTGACCGTCGTAGACCGGCCGGGCGAGGTCCGTGAGCAGGGCGTCGTGGATGTCGTACGCCCGTTGCGGCTTGACCTCGCGGACGTAGTCGATGACCTCGGAGATCTTGTTCCAGGGGGCCATCACCGGGAGCATCAGCGTCTCGACCGGCTGGTCGGGGACGGTGAGCGCGTCACCGGGGTGGAAGACCCGGCCGCCGTCGACGAGATAGCCGACGTTGGTGATGCGCGGGATGTCGGGGTGGATCACGGCGTGCAGTTCGCCGTGCACCTGGACGTCGAAGCCGGCGGCGGTGAACGTGTCACCGTGGCCGACGGTGTGCACCCGGCCGGGGAAGGCGGCGGAGACCTTCTCCGCCACCGACCGCAGGGTCCAGATCTCGGCCGCCGGGTTGGCCTCCATGCCGGCCCGGAGGCGATCCTCGTTGAAGTGGTCGAGGTGCTCGTGCGTGACCAGGATCGCCTCCGCTCCGACGGCCGCGTCCTCCTCCGTGAAGGTCCCCGGGTCGATGACGAGCACACGCCCGTCCTTCTCGAGCCGAATGCAGGCGTGCGACTTCTTCGTGAGCTTCATGGGTCCATCCTCCCCCTTCTCGACGCCGGGGAGGGCTGTCGAGAAGGGTGCTCCCACTACCAGGCTCAAGATCACTCCTGGGGCGTGGTCTCCTCCCGGATGACCTGCTGCGCCACCTTGAAGGCGCTGTTGGCGGCCGGGACACCGCAGTACACGGCCGTCTGGAGCAGCACCTCCTTGATCTCCACCGGGGTGAGACCGTTGCGCAGCGCGGCACGGGTGTGGAAGGCGAGCTCGTCGAGATGGCCGCCCGCGACCAGGGCGGTGAGCGTGACACAGCTGCGCGAGCGCCGGTCCAGTCCGGGCCGGTCCCAGATCTCGCCCCACGCGTACCGGGTGACGAACTCCTGGAAGTCCCCGGAGAACTCGTCCGCCGAGGCCAGCGCCCGGTCGACATGCGCGTCCCCGAGCACCTCGCGGCGCACCTTGATCCCGATGTCGTAGGGATCGGGCCGCCCCATGGTCTCGGGCGGTACCGGGGCCGGGGCGATCTCGGCGAAGGGCGCGACCGGCGGCGGGGCGGCCGGCACGGGGTACGCCGGGGCGGCCTGGATCGCCAGCTGGCCGGATGTCGAGTCGAACGCGGGCTGCCAGGCGCCGGAGAAATGCCGCACCAGCAGATCCGTGACGGCGGCGGGCTGCTCCACGGGAACCAGGTGCGAGGCACCGGGGACGACCGCGAGGCGGGCGTCCGGTATCCCGGCGACCAGCGTGCGCGCCTCCGCGGGCCCGGTGACCTGATCGTCGGAGCCGGCCAGGACGAGGGTGGGCACTCCCACCATGCCCAGTTCGGTCCGCACGTCGAAGGCGGCGAGCGCCTCGCAGGCCGCGATGTAGCAGCCGGGGTCGGTGGTGCGCACCATCTGTACGGCCCACTCGGTGATCGCGGGCTGGGCGGCGGCGAAACCGCTCGTGAACCAGCGTTCGGGCGAGGTACGGGCGATCGGGTCGAGGCCGTTCGACCTCACGATCACTCCGCGCTGCCGGAACTCGTCGGCCGTGCCGAAGCGGGGCGACGCGGCGATCAGCGCGAGGGAGGCGACCCGCTCCGGCCGGCGCAGCGCCAGTTCGATGCCGAGGGCCCCGCCGAACGCGCAGCCGGCGTACCCGAATCGCTGGATACCGAGCCGGTCGAGCGTGGCGAGCAGCCGCCCGGCGAGTTCGGCGACCGATCCGGCGGGATACGCGGGGGCTCCGCCGTGTCCAGGCAGGTCGAAGCGGAAGACCCGCCAGCTCTGTGCGAGCTCCGGGACCTGCCTGTCCCACATGTGCCAGGTGGTGCCGAGCGAAGGTCCGAGTATGAGAACCGGAGCGTCTTCCGGGCCGTCGACGCGGTACTGGAGGGCAGGGGTGTTCGTCTCACTCACCTCCCCACGCTAGCTTCCAGGCCCGTCCGGGCGGAAATGGGGCCCGTTCGTCCACGCCGCCCACACGGGGTCACCACATGTATTCACACCGTGGTCGAACGCTCGTGCCACCGCACGTGCCGACTCGAACCGGACCGGCACGACGCGGACCGATACGGCTCGGACCGGCTTGGACCGGCACGGCTCGGCTCGGCTCGGACCGGCTCGGCTCGGACCGGCTCGGCTCGGCTCGGCTCGGGAAGCCTGTCCGCCTCGGAATCCACCCCGGCTCACCGGAGCCCGGGCACTCAGAGTTCGCCCGGCGCGCCGAGGCCCGTCAGGGCGCCGACCGGGTCGAGGTCGGGGGTGCCCCGGGGCCACCAGTCGTCGTGGCCGGGCTCGGACTCGTAGGCGTACCACAGGCCGTTGCGGCCGAGGCGGAGCTGGGCGTGGCCACGCGGGTGGGTGAGGTGGTTGCGCCAGGGGCGGAAGGCCGGGAAGTCGGCGGCCATCAGCAGCGGCCGGGCCCGGTCGAACCGGCCCGCCGGAGGGTCCCACACCTCTTCGAGGACACTGAGCGCCTCGAACCCGCCCTGCCGCCAGGCCGCGACCGCCCGAGCCAGATCGGCCGGGGTGCGGCCGGTCGCGGAGGCGAGGGAGGAGTACAGGGCGCGGGTGGCGGCCGTGAGACCCGAACCCGGCCGGGCCGCGGCGAGGCGCACCGCGTCCTGCCAGAGGGTCAGGTCCGCGACGGGATCGCGGCCCGACGTGAGCAGGGCGTGCGCGCGGGCGGCCGCGTCCGTGGCCAACTGGTCGAGCGCGAACGGGTCCGGGCCGCCCGGCGCCCCCGGATACGTCGGCGGTTGCCCGGGGTGCGCGGGCGGCGGCAGCGGAGCGGGGAGCGCGGGCAGCACGCGACGCGCGAGGGCGTCGCGGGCCCGCACCCCGGGAAGGGGTGCCGGATCCCGGTCCTGGGCGGCACGGGCCGCTCGGGCGGCGTTGCGCCGGGACAGCGCGTCGAGCAGCTCGCGCTCGCCGCGGCCGCGCAACAGGAACAGGACGAACGGGTCCTGGTCCAGCAGCCGGGCCGTCTGGTAGCAGAGCGCGGCCGCGTGCTTGCAGGGGTGCCCGAAGTCGGGGCAGCTGCAGTGCGGTTCGAGTTCGCCTGGGCCGGGGAGCAGTTCGACACCGCAGTCCGCGAGCGACCTGGGCATCTCCTTGTCGAGCAGCGCGGCGATGTGTCCGGGCCGGTCGGCGGCGGCGTCGAGGAAGCGGTCCCAGTCGTCGTCGGTCAGGGTCCGCACCCTGACCTGGACGCGGTACGGCCGCGGTCGGCTGCCGTGCACATACGCGAGGACGAGCCCGGGGGTGACGGTGATGGCGTCGACGTACCCCTGTCCGGCGTACGTCCGCCCGCGCGCCAGGCGTGCCGCGTCCAGCGCCCCCTCCTCCAGCGCCGTGACCCACGCGTTGCCCCACCAGGTCTCCGCGAACCCACCGGCCTCCCGGACCCGCGCCGGGAAGGCGGGGAACGTGCGGCGCAACTCTCCGTCGCGGCCGGGGGACGCCATGGAGCGAGCGGTCGCCGCGGGGTCTCCCGGCCGCGGGCGCGCGGGCAGGAAGGGCTCGGGGTCGAGGGAGCCGGGGGCGAACGGCTCGGGGAGCGCCGATGTCTCCCGCTCGGGCCCGGGGCGCACCGGCCGCGCGAGGTCCGCGGCCAGGTCGTGGTCCCGGTCGTGCGTCGCCTCGCCGGTGTCGTCGGCGGGATCCGACGGGTGCCCGGTGACGTCGGCCACGTCGGGGGGCAAGCGGAAGGCACTCGCGAGCAGATCACGCAGGTCCCGCTCCTGGGATGCCCGTTCCGCGCTCACCGGGCGCACGGGACCGCGTCGCTCCCGGGAGCCGGCCGAGGACGTCCTGGCGGAGCGGCTCCCGGGGCCGGCTCCCTTGCGCCTGGCCCCTGTCGCCCGCCCGCCGGCGTCGTCCGCACTTTCCGCCCGGACCCGCTTCGCCTCGTCCCGCGCGGCGCGCAACGCCTCGCGGGCGATGTCACCCGGGCGGGCCCGGCCGACGTGGTCGGGCTGGGTACTCCCCGTGTCCTCCGTGACGGAACGGTCCGTCGCGGCCGCCTCCGTCGATTCCACCGGCTCCGTCGCCTCCACCAGCTCCGCCGAGGCCCCGGCGGGGTCCGGACCCGAGCCCGCGTCCGGTTCCCCGTCGGTTGCCGGAAGCGGCGCGTCGCACGATTCCGGCACGCCGCTCGCACCCCGTGCGGAAGCTCCGGCGCCGGAGCCGGAGCAGGAGCCGGAGCAGGAACCCGTGACCGAGCCCGTACCCGAAGCTGCGCCCGAGCCCGTAACCGAAGCTGTGTCCGAAGCCGTACCCGAGCCCGTACCCGAAGCTGTGTCCGAGCCCGTAACCGAAGCTGTGTCCGAAGGCGTATCCGCGGCCTTCGCCGACGCGGTCGCCCGGCGCAGGGCCTCGCGGGCGGCGTCGCTCGGCCTGGTCCCGGGGGTGGACGCGCTCCGGGACGCCTCGGACGGGGCGGGCACCCCGGACGAGGAAACCGGTGTGGACGGCATGGACGGCATGGACGACGTGCGGGTCACCGCTTCCCTCGCGGCGCTCGCACCGGCGCCCGCGCCCGAACCGCCGACAGCACCCGCGCCACCAGCAACACCCGTATTGGCCACGGCACTTGAGTGCTCGTCGGTCGCCGCCGTCTCCCGGCCGTCCCGCCGCTCCCGCTCCTCGCGCTCCTTGTCCCGCGCGGCGCGCAACGCGCGACGGGCCGCGTCGGCGGGGCGCTCCCCGGTCACGGGACGGGGCTCGTCGGTGCCGTCGGCCGGTTCACCGGCTCCTGCTCGCGCCACGCGCGGCTCCTCCTCGGTCCCGCTCACGCCGGCCTCCGGAGCGATACGAGGTCCGACAGCTCGCGGTCGGTCAGCTCCGTCAGGGACGCCTCGCCGGAGCCGAGGATCGCGTCGGCGAGGGCCCGCTTCGCTTCGAGCATCTCGGCGATGCGGTCCTCCACCGTGCCCTCGGTGATGAGGCGGTGGACCTGGACGGGCTGGGTCTGGCCGATGCGGTAGGCACGGTCGGTGGCCTGCTCCTCGACCGCGGGGTTCCACCAGCGGTCGAAGTGGAAGACATGGCCCGCGCGGGTGAGGTTCAGACCGGTGCCGGCTGCCTTGAGGGACAGCACCAGGATCGGGGTCGCCCCGCTCTGGAAGCGGTCCACCATGTGTTCGCGTTCGGCGACCGGTGTGCCGCCGTGCAGGAGCTCGACCGGGACGGCACGGGCGGTCAGGTGCTCCGTGATGAGGCGGGCCATACCCACGTACTGCGTGAAGACCAGCGCGGAGCCGTCCTCGGCGAGCAGCGTGTCCAACAGCTCGTCGAGCAGGGCCAGTTTGCCCGAGCGGGCGGAGGGGCCCTGCGCGACGGCCCGCGCGTCCTCCTTGAGGAACAGGGCCGGGTGGTTGCAGATCTGTTTGAGGGAGGTCAGGAGCTTGAGGACCAGTCCCCTGCGGGCGATGCCGTCGGTGGTCTCGATCGCCAGCATGGACTCGCGGACCACCGCCTCGTAGAGGGAGGCCTGTTCGCGGGTGAGCGGGACGGGGTGGTCCGTCTCCGTCTTGGGCGGGAGCTCGGGGACGATTCCGGGGTCGGACTTCTTGCGGCGGAGCAGGAACGGGCGGATCAGCCGGGCCAGTCGGGCCACGGCCTCCTCGTCCTCGCCGTTCTCCACGGCGCGCGCGTGCCGGGCGCGGAAGGACTTGAGGGGGCCGAGGAGTCCGGGTGTCGTCCAGTCCAGCAGGGCCCACAGTTCGGAGAGGTTGTTCTCCACGGGCGTGCCGGTGAGGGCGACGCGCGCCGGGGCCGGGATCGTCCGCAGGGCCTTCGCCGTCGCCGAGTAGGGGTTCTTGACGTGCTGCGCCTCGTCGGCGACGACCATGCCCCAGTGCTGGTCGGCGAGCTGGGCGGCGGCGGAACGCATGGTGCCGTAGGTGGTGAGGACGAAGCCGCCTCCGAGACCGTCGAGGGTGCGGTCGGGGCCGTGGAACCGGCGCACGGGGACACCGGGCGCGAAACGGGTGATCTCCCGCTGCCAGTTGCCGAGCAGCGAGGCGGGGCAGATCACCAGGGTCGGTTCGCTGCGGGCCCGCCGCAGGTGGAGCGCGATGAGTGTGACGGTCTTGCCGAGTCCCATGTCGTCGGCGAGGCAGCCGCCGAGGCCTAGGGACGTCATGAGGTCCAGCCAGGCGAGGCCGCGGAGCTGGTAGTCCCGCAGGCGGGCGTCCAGGCCGGGGGGCGGCTCGACGGGGGTGACGCCCGCGGTGAGGCGGTCGCGCAGTGCGGCGAGGGCGCCGACCGGCACGGCCTCGACGGTCTCGCCGTCCACCTCGGCGGTTCCGGTGAGCGCGACGGAGAGGGCGTCCACGGGGTCGAGCAGGCCCAGTTCCCGCTTGCGGGCCTTGCGGACGAGGGCGGGGTCGACCAGGACCCACTGGTCGCGCAGCCGGACGACCGGCCGGTGGGCCTCGGCCAGGGAGTCCATCTCGGCCTCGCTGAGCGGGTCTCCGCCGAGGGCCAACTGCCAGCGGAACTGGAGGAGTTCCTCGCTCTCGAAGAAGCCGGTCCCGTCGGTCGCGGATCCGGGCGCGGGGCGCACGACCGCGGCGGCGCTCAGGTCGTGGGCCAGGTCCCGGGGCCAGTGCACGGCGACACCGGCCGCTCCGAGCCGGGTCGCCACGACCCCGAGCAGGTCCGACAGCTCGTCCTCGGAGAGGGCGAGCACATCCGGCGCGTCCTGTTCGGACAGACGGTCGAGGGGTGGCCAGACCCGGGCGGCGCGACGGACGGCGAGGGCCGCGTCGACGCGGGCGCGGGGTCCGAACACCGCGTCCGCGTCCCCCGCCCACAGGGCGGCCGCGTCGACGACGAGGGTGGGGTCGGCGAGGCTGTGCACCTGGACGACGGCGGCGCCCGCGCGCCGCGCTCCCTCGTCGTCGTCGAAGAGCTGGTGGGCGGACAGGTCCAGACGCAGCGAGATGCGGACGCCCGCGTCCATGCCCGCGGCGACCTCGGCGGCCCAGTCGTGCGCGCCCGGCAGCCGCTGCGGCTCGCGCGCGGCGAAGGGCTTGCCCGAGGTGTGGGGCGCGGCCGGGGTGCGGGGCAGGGTGTCGGCGACCGCGTCCAGGAAGGACCGCATCAGCGCCTCGGGCTCGGGCAGCCGGAGCGGTCCCTTGCCGGGCAGGGGGACCGCGTGTCCCTCGTACGGAAGCGCGGCGGCGACCTGCCTCAGATGGGCGATGTCGTCCTGGTCCAGCGGGCCCGCTCGCCAGGCGTCGAAGCCGTCGGGGGTGAGTCCCGGCAGCAGGCGTCCGCGGGCGACGAGGCGCAGCGCGTGCAGGGCGGCGGCACCCCAGCAGGCGGTGGCGGGATGGGACCCGGGGTCCCGTCGTGCTCCGGCGAGCAGGGGCAGGGCTTCGGCGAGGGGGAGGATCAGCGCGGGGACGGTGCTCCTGCGGACTCCCCGGCCGTGCGGTCGTACGACTGTCAGTTCGGCGTGCTCGCGCCCGGGCGTCCCGGTGCCGGGTGCGGACGGTGCCGGCCCTTCGGGGTGCTCCACCGGCCGAGGGTTGTCCTCGTCGTCCGGGGCGGGCAGGTGGTCACCGCTGGGGTCCCAGAACGCGACGCGTCCCTCGCGGGGCAGCGGCGCGGGCAGGAAGACCGCGGCGAGCCGCGCGGAGGGCGGACGGCCGGAAGACGGCCGGTCGAGCTCCCGCGTCCGCGGGTCCGCACCGGACACGGATGGCGTCCGTACCGATGGCACGGCCGCGGAGGGCACCCGCGCGCTCACCACGTCCACACTGTCCCGCATACGCCCGGTCACCTCCCGCCCGTCGGTCGAATCAGTTGTCCTCGACTCTACGGGCGGGGTCTGACAACGGGCTCCCACGGCCGCGGCGGGCGGCCGTGGCCCCGGCCGGCCGGGCTACGGGATCGTGCGGGAGACGAGGTACACCATGGGCTGGTCCGTCCCGACACCGTTCACCACGATGTCCTGGGTCGGCGCCGGATCCTTCTGCTTGTGCACGAGTCCCCACCAGGGGCCGGGGCCCGTGAACTCCCAGCCGACGACCTTCTGGTTGCGGTCGTTGATGGTGATGTGGTCCTTCTTCAGGGCGGCGGTGCTGGTGCCGACGGTCCTGAGGAACCAGTCGAGGCCCGCGCGGGTGGTGCGGAACTGGACGTACAGCCGGCTGGTCTTCCAGTTGTTCGTCTCGTAGTACGCGACCTCGGTCGAATCGGCGGGCATGGCCACCTGGTAGAGGCGCCGCTGGACGCGCGAGGGCCAGGCCGCGGTGAGGCCGGTCGCCGAGTACTTCGCCTCCTTGTCCTTGCCGCTGTTGCGGCTCTGGTCTGCGGAGATCACCAGGTATCCGGCGGGTACGCCGATGAGCAGCACGATGATCAGCAGGGTCAGGGCGCGGCGGCGGAACCGGTGGCGCGGGTCCTCCGGCGGCCGCTGCGGTTCGTCCGGAGGCGACGCCTGGCGCGGGAGCGAGGCGGTCACAGCGACTCCTGCTGGGGCGTGCGACGGGACTCGGCGTAGCGCTCGTACCGCTCGTAGCGCTCGACGCGGCGCCGCTTGGCGCGCCGGAAGCGGCGGGCGACGAGGCGCGCCAGGTCGGCGGCGCCGACCATGCCGGCCTCGGGGCCGAGCTGGGCACGCGCGATCCGGGCCTCGGGGCGGTAGCCGCGGCCCGTGAGGTGCCGGCGGAAGGCGTCGCGCGCGGGGCCGATCAGCAGGTCGTCGGCCGCGCTGACGCCGCCGCCGATGACGAAACAGGAGGGGTCCAGCGCGGCGGCCAGGTTGGCGATGCCGACGCCGAGC
This genomic interval carries:
- a CDS encoding exodeoxyribonuclease III, coding for MRIATWNVNSITARLPRLLAWLESSGTDVLCLQEAKVAAEQFPTEPLRELGYEAAVHATGRWNGVAVISRVGLEDVVRGLPGDPGYEGVEEPRAVSATCGPVRVWSVYVPNGREVDHAHYAYKLQWFEALRAAVAGDAAGGRPFAVLGDYNVAPTDDDVYDVAAFEGLTHVTPAERAALAALRGEGLTDVVPRPLKYDHPFTYWDYRQLCFPKNRGMRIDLVYGNAAFSTAVKDAYVDREERKGKGASDHAPVVVDLDV
- a CDS encoding MBL fold metallo-hydrolase, translated to MKLTKKSHACIRLEKDGRVLVIDPGTFTEEDAAVGAEAILVTHEHLDHFNEDRLRAGMEANPAAEIWTLRSVAEKVSAAFPGRVHTVGHGDTFTAAGFDVQVHGELHAVIHPDIPRITNVGYLVDGGRVFHPGDALTVPDQPVETLMLPVMAPWNKISEVIDYVREVKPQRAYDIHDALLTDLARPVYDGQIGALGGSEHLRLAPGASAEI
- the pcaDC gene encoding bifunctional 3-oxoadipate enol-lactonase/4-carboxymuconolactone decarboxylase PcaDC; protein product: MSETNTPALQYRVDGPEDAPVLILGPSLGTTWHMWDRQVPELAQSWRVFRFDLPGHGGAPAYPAGSVAELAGRLLATLDRLGIQRFGYAGCAFGGALGIELALRRPERVASLALIAASPRFGTADEFRQRGVIVRSNGLDPIARTSPERWFTSGFAAAQPAITEWAVQMVRTTDPGCYIAACEALAAFDVRTELGMVGVPTLVLAGSDDQVTGPAEARTLVAGIPDARLAVVPGASHLVPVEQPAAVTDLLVRHFSGAWQPAFDSTSGQLAIQAAPAYPVPAAPPPVAPFAEIAPAPVPPETMGRPDPYDIGIKVRREVLGDAHVDRALASADEFSGDFQEFVTRYAWGEIWDRPGLDRRSRSCVTLTALVAGGHLDELAFHTRAALRNGLTPVEIKEVLLQTAVYCGVPAANSAFKVAQQVIREETTPQE
- a CDS encoding SWIM zinc finger family protein; this translates as MPSMPSTPVSSSGVPAPSEASRSASTPGTRPSDAAREALRRATASAKAADTPSDTASVTGSDTASGTGSGTASDTASVTGSGAASGTGSVTGSCSGSCSGSGAGASARGASGVPESCDAPLPATDGEPDAGSGPDPAGASAELVEATEPVESTEAAATDRSVTEDTGSTQPDHVGRARPGDIAREALRAARDEAKRVRAESADDAGGRATGARRKGAGPGSRSARTSSAGSRERRGPVRPVSAERASQERDLRDLLASAFRLPPDVADVTGHPSDPADDTGEATHDRDHDLAADLARPVRPGPERETSALPEPFAPGSLDPEPFLPARPRPGDPAATARSMASPGRDGELRRTFPAFPARVREAGGFAETWWGNAWVTALEEGALDAARLARGRTYAGQGYVDAITVTPGLVLAYVHGSRPRPYRVQVRVRTLTDDDWDRFLDAAADRPGHIAALLDKEMPRSLADCGVELLPGPGELEPHCSCPDFGHPCKHAAALCYQTARLLDQDPFVLFLLRGRGERELLDALSRRNAARAARAAQDRDPAPLPGVRARDALARRVLPALPAPLPPPAHPGQPPTYPGAPGGPDPFALDQLATDAAARAHALLTSGRDPVADLTLWQDAVRLAAARPGSGLTAATRALYSSLASATGRTPADLARAVAAWRQGGFEALSVLEEVWDPPAGRFDRARPLLMAADFPAFRPWRNHLTHPRGHAQLRLGRNGLWYAYESEPGHDDWWPRGTPDLDPVGALTGLGAPGEL
- a CDS encoding DEAD/DEAH box helicase, giving the protein MRDSVDVVSARVPSAAVPSVRTPSVSGADPRTRELDRPSSGRPPSARLAAVFLPAPLPREGRVAFWDPSGDHLPAPDDEDNPRPVEHPEGPAPSAPGTGTPGREHAELTVVRPHGRGVRRSTVPALILPLAEALPLLAGARRDPGSHPATACWGAAALHALRLVARGRLLPGLTPDGFDAWRAGPLDQDDIAHLRQVAAALPYEGHAVPLPGKGPLRLPEPEALMRSFLDAVADTLPRTPAAPHTSGKPFAAREPQRLPGAHDWAAEVAAGMDAGVRISLRLDLSAHQLFDDDEGARRAGAAVVQVHSLADPTLVVDAAALWAGDADAVFGPRARVDAALAVRRAARVWPPLDRLSEQDAPDVLALSEDELSDLLGVVATRLGAAGVAVHWPRDLAHDLSAAAVVRPAPGSATDGTGFFESEELLQFRWQLALGGDPLSEAEMDSLAEAHRPVVRLRDQWVLVDPALVRKARKRELGLLDPVDALSVALTGTAEVDGETVEAVPVGALAALRDRLTAGVTPVEPPPGLDARLRDYQLRGLAWLDLMTSLGLGGCLADDMGLGKTVTLIALHLRRARSEPTLVICPASLLGNWQREITRFAPGVPVRRFHGPDRTLDGLGGGFVLTTYGTMRSAAAQLADQHWGMVVADEAQHVKNPYSATAKALRTIPAPARVALTGTPVENNLSELWALLDWTTPGLLGPLKSFRARHARAVENGEDEEAVARLARLIRPFLLRRKKSDPGIVPELPPKTETDHPVPLTREQASLYEAVVRESMLAIETTDGIARRGLVLKLLTSLKQICNHPALFLKEDARAVAQGPSARSGKLALLDELLDTLLAEDGSALVFTQYVGMARLITEHLTARAVPVELLHGGTPVAEREHMVDRFQSGATPILVLSLKAAGTGLNLTRAGHVFHFDRWWNPAVEEQATDRAYRIGQTQPVQVHRLITEGTVEDRIAEMLEAKRALADAILGSGEASLTELTDRELSDLVSLRRPA
- a CDS encoding sugar kinase; this encodes MTASLPRQASPPDEPQRPPEDPRHRFRRRALTLLIIVLLIGVPAGYLVISADQSRNSGKDKEAKYSATGLTAAWPSRVQRRLYQVAMPADSTEVAYYETNNWKTSRLYVQFRTTRAGLDWFLRTVGTSTAALKKDHITINDRNQKVVGWEFTGPGPWWGLVHKQKDPAPTQDIVVNGVGTDQPMVYLVSRTIP